In Oceanobacillus sp. FSL K6-2867, one DNA window encodes the following:
- the abc-f gene encoding ABC-F type ribosomal protection protein, which yields MIACSVNQVSKMYGGNSIFENISFEIMENERVGLVGRNGSGKSTLFRILSGEEAPDFGKIHWRKETKIGYLAQIPEAYSELTTKDVLNNAFSELNHVKEKMMQLEIAMTKETKMECLEKLMRDYGNFQDHFARKGGYEIEANIDKIVNGLNIHDLLEHPFSSLSGGEKTKVGLGLSLLKEPDLLLLDEPTNHLDLMAVEWLSDFLQGYQGTVVIVSHDRYFLDEVVGKVLDLEDGEITSYATNFSGYIREKEKRVLKEFQAYEEQQKKIKKMKEAIKRLREWANRANPPNEGLHKRARNMERALERMEKINRPVLSHKKMNLEMETSDRSGKDVIILKDVSKRFGDRELFTKVNMHIRYQQRVAIVGENGTGKSTLIKLMLKQLCADEGEVRIGSNVKAGYLSQQIFTQLEGETVIDVFRNDVHVTEGEARHILARFLFYGHMVFQKVSMLSGGEKMRLRLAQLMYQDINVLVLDEPTNHLDIESREVLEEALEDYRGTIVAVSHDRYFLNKLFEEVYWIDAKTVYRFGGNYTWAREKLNALKPYQEQFKLVDRRKKQEPVNREDQLLKNEKLEKEIEKVEYNISILEKRLEEIQDLDVLQKVYIEKEELEKVWEKLYVRLNS from the coding sequence ATGATCGCATGCAGTGTAAATCAAGTATCAAAAATGTATGGAGGAAACTCAATCTTTGAAAATATATCATTTGAAATTATGGAAAATGAACGAGTGGGGCTCGTTGGTCGGAATGGAAGCGGGAAATCCACGTTATTTCGAATTTTATCCGGTGAGGAAGCACCTGACTTTGGGAAAATCCATTGGAGGAAAGAGACGAAAATAGGGTATCTGGCCCAAATCCCAGAAGCTTATTCAGAGCTGACAACAAAAGATGTATTGAATAATGCCTTTTCAGAGCTCAACCATGTGAAGGAAAAGATGATGCAGCTTGAGATTGCGATGACTAAGGAGACAAAAATGGAATGTCTAGAGAAATTAATGCGTGATTATGGCAATTTTCAAGATCACTTTGCACGAAAAGGTGGCTATGAGATTGAGGCAAATATAGATAAAATCGTGAATGGACTGAATATCCATGATTTGCTGGAGCATCCTTTTTCTAGCTTGAGCGGTGGTGAGAAGACAAAGGTAGGTCTAGGTCTCTCGCTTTTAAAAGAACCGGATTTGCTATTACTTGATGAACCGACAAATCATTTAGACTTAATGGCGGTGGAATGGCTAAGTGACTTTTTGCAGGGATATCAAGGGACCGTCGTGATTGTTTCGCATGATCGATACTTTCTTGATGAGGTTGTAGGTAAGGTATTGGATTTGGAGGATGGTGAGATTACAAGTTATGCCACAAATTTCTCTGGTTATATAAGGGAAAAGGAGAAACGTGTATTAAAAGAATTTCAGGCGTATGAGGAACAGCAAAAGAAAATCAAGAAAATGAAAGAAGCTATTAAGCGATTGCGAGAATGGGCAAACCGGGCAAATCCGCCAAATGAAGGTTTGCATAAACGAGCACGGAACATGGAGCGAGCTTTAGAACGGATGGAAAAGATAAACCGTCCTGTATTGAGTCATAAGAAAATGAATCTAGAAATGGAAACCTCTGACCGAAGTGGAAAGGATGTTATTATTCTAAAAGATGTTTCGAAACGCTTCGGTGACCGAGAGCTTTTCACTAAAGTAAATATGCATATTAGATACCAGCAACGTGTTGCTATTGTGGGAGAAAATGGAACGGGGAAATCTACATTAATAAAATTGATGTTAAAGCAATTATGTGCAGATGAAGGAGAAGTACGAATTGGGAGTAATGTAAAAGCAGGGTATCTATCTCAGCAAATTTTTACTCAGCTAGAGGGTGAGACTGTAATAGATGTGTTCCGAAATGATGTGCATGTTACAGAAGGAGAAGCAAGACACATTTTAGCTAGGTTCTTATTTTACGGTCATATGGTCTTTCAAAAGGTTTCCATGCTTAGCGGAGGAGAAAAGATGCGCCTTCGGTTAGCGCAATTGATGTACCAGGACATAAACGTTCTTGTTCTGGATGAACCAACAAACCATTTGGATATTGAGTCACGTGAAGTATTGGAAGAAGCGCTTGAGGATTATAGGGGGACAATTGTTGCTGTTTCTCACGATCGTTATTTTCTAAATAAGCTGTTTGAAGAAGTTTATTGGATTGATGCCAAAACAGTTTATCGTTTTGGGGGGAACTATACATGGGCAAGAGAAAAGTTGAATGCATTAAAACCGTATCAAGAACAATTTAAATTGGTAGATAGAAGGAAAAAACAAGAACCGGTAAATAGGGAAGATCAGCTTTTGAAGAATGAGAAGCTGGAAAAGGAGATAGAAAAGGTAGAGTATAACATTTCGATATTAGAAAAAAGACTAGAAGAAATTCAGGATTTAGATGTTTTGCAGAAAGTGTATATAGAAAAAGAGGAATTGGAGAAAGTTTGGGAGAAGTTGTATGTGCGTTTAAATTCTTAG
- a CDS encoding RAxF-45 family protein yields the protein MFNQTVFVYGYWTDFLYFSRAKFAVLVDNGIRMPFFSNYIASLKR from the coding sequence ATGTTTAATCAAACTGTTTTTGTGTACGGTTACTGGACGGATTTTTTATATTTTAGCCGTGCAAAATTTGCTGTATTAGTTGATAACGGGATACGTATGCCCTTTTTTAGCAACTATATAGCAAGTTTAAAACGGTGA
- a CDS encoding MerR family transcriptional regulator produces MEYTVKKLALISGVSGRTLRYYDQIGLLKPARINSSGYRIYGQKEVDLLQQILFYRELEVSLEDIKKIISDPTFDQTEALKSHYQLLAQKRARLDKLMATVKGTIASIEGGIPMQDKEKFAAFKDKLIEENEKKYGEEIRSKYGDKTIDSSNAKLRGMSEEDFKAMNDLGEEIMVLLEKAYEKGNPASKLAQEVAAKHKQWLMYSWGSYSKEAHAGLAEMYVADERFTAFYDKAAEGATEFLRDAILIYLGMKK; encoded by the coding sequence ATGGAATATACCGTAAAAAAATTAGCTCTGATTTCTGGTGTGAGCGGCCGCACACTCAGATATTATGATCAAATCGGACTGCTAAAACCAGCACGAATTAATTCTTCCGGTTACCGAATTTACGGACAGAAAGAAGTTGATTTGCTTCAGCAAATCCTGTTTTACCGTGAACTGGAAGTTAGTCTGGAAGATATTAAGAAAATAATCAGCGACCCCACATTTGATCAAACAGAAGCATTAAAATCACATTATCAATTGCTAGCACAAAAGCGTGCCCGTCTTGACAAACTAATGGCAACCGTTAAAGGAACGATTGCAAGTATTGAAGGAGGTATTCCGATGCAGGATAAAGAGAAATTCGCAGCGTTCAAGGATAAATTAATTGAGGAAAATGAGAAAAAGTACGGGGAAGAAATTCGTAGTAAATATGGTGATAAAACGATTGATTCAAGTAATGCTAAGCTAAGAGGGATGTCTGAGGAAGACTTCAAAGCAATGAATGATTTAGGAGAAGAAATCATGGTATTGCTTGAGAAAGCTTATGAAAAAGGTAATCCTGCTTCCAAGTTAGCGCAGGAAGTAGCTGCCAAGCATAAGCAATGGTTAATGTACTCCTGGGGCAGTTATTCAAAAGAAGCGCATGCAGGTCTTGCAGAGATGTATGTTGCTGATGAGCGCTTTACAGCCTTTTATGATAAGGCTGCAGAAGGGGCAACTGAATTTTTAAGAGATGCTATTCTCATTTACCTTGGGATGAAAAAATAA
- a CDS encoding aminoglycoside 6-adenylyltransferase codes for MRSEQEMMELILNVAKEDSRIRAAAMNGSRVNRNVPSDLFQDYDIVYLVSDIGSFIDDPNWIDVFGDRIMMQTPENMTMFPPTLEGRFSYLMLFKDGNRIDLILAPIEEKEAYCREDGLTVVLLDKDDSMPILSPPSDEGYWVKKPSAFLFADCCKEFWWVSTYVAKGLWREEILYAFDHMNICRSMLMKMLEWKTGIETDFSLSIGKNGKYLKRYVDDETWTRLLKTFPSGSYEHAWRALFTMTALFEEVAIVVAKHFGFTYSFEEAENVKAYLKHVQQLGPDA; via the coding sequence ATGCGGTCTGAACAAGAAATGATGGAACTGATTTTAAACGTTGCAAAAGAAGATAGCAGAATTAGGGCAGCAGCTATGAATGGTTCAAGAGTAAATCGAAATGTTCCTAGCGATCTTTTTCAGGATTACGATATTGTTTATCTTGTTTCAGATATAGGTTCCTTTATAGACGATCCGAATTGGATAGATGTGTTTGGGGACCGTATTATGATGCAAACACCGGAAAATATGACCATGTTTCCACCAACGCTTGAAGGCAGGTTTTCTTATTTGATGCTATTTAAAGATGGTAATCGGATTGATTTGATACTTGCGCCGATAGAAGAGAAAGAAGCGTATTGTCGTGAAGACGGATTAACAGTTGTTTTATTAGATAAGGATGATAGCATGCCGATACTATCCCCGCCGAGTGATGAAGGGTATTGGGTGAAAAAGCCATCTGCTTTCTTATTTGCTGATTGCTGCAAGGAATTTTGGTGGGTATCCACATACGTCGCAAAAGGATTGTGGCGCGAGGAAATTTTGTATGCGTTTGATCATATGAATATCTGCCGGTCGATGCTAATGAAAATGCTTGAATGGAAGACGGGTATAGAAACTGATTTTTCACTTAGCATTGGAAAAAACGGGAAGTATTTAAAGCGTTATGTTGATGACGAGACATGGACGCGACTTTTAAAAACTTTTCCCAGCGGTTCGTATGAACATGCGTGGCGAGCTTTATTCACAATGACAGCGCTATTTGAGGAAGTTGCCATAGTGGTTGCAAAGCATTTTGGTTTTACGTACTCCTTTGAGGAAGCAGAAAACGTGAAAGCATACTTGAAGCATGTTCAACAGTTAGGACCAGATGCTTAG